The Clostridium aceticum genomic interval GGAATTCTTCGACTTATTAACTTTGCCCATGGTGAGATTTTTATGATGTCCTTATATTTTGCTTTTTATGGTGTTAGTATATTTAATATGCCATGGTATCTATCCTTTTTAGTGGCGATTATTATGACCGCAGCATTGGGGATGCTGGTAGAAAGAGCGGCATACAAACCATTAAGAGATTCCCCGAGGATTACCATTATGGTTTCCGCCATTGGAGCCTCCTTTTTTATTCAAAACCTTTCTATTGTTATTTTTGGCGGTAGACCGAAGGCTTTTCCAAATGTAAAGCTGTTAACAGATGTTATGCAGATTGGCGCTGTCTCTCTTCAAAGATTAACATTAATTATTCCTGTTGTAACGATTATCTTATTGTTTAGCTTATTATTTTTAGTAAATAAGACAAAAACAGGTATGGCAATGCGGGCTGTATCTAAGGACCATGAAACTGCTAGATTGATGGGAATTGATGTCAATAGAATTATCACCATTACCTTTGGTATAGGTTCTATTTTAGCAGCCATCGGAGGGATTATGTGGGGGGCGAAGTTTCCACAAATTCAGCCAGCAATGGGGGTTATGCCAGGATTGAAATGTTTTGTTGCTGCTGTTGTAGGCGGCATTGGTAATATTACGGGAGCGGTAATTGGAGGATTTATTCTTGGCGTAGGGGAGATTATGCTCATCGCATTTTTACCAAATTTAACTGGTTATCGTGATGCCTTCGCTTTTGTATTGTTGATTGTTATTCTCCTATTTAAGCCAACGGGCATCATGGGAGAAAAAATATCGGAGAAGGTGTAGACTATGAAGAAGAGAAATGTAATTTTAACCATCTTATCTATTATTTTATTAGTAGCATTTCTAGGGTATGCCAATAAAAACTTTGACGCTTATAAAGTAAGAATTCTGAACCTATGTGCCATTTATGTTGTACTAGGACTTAGTATGAACCTAATCAATGGTTTCACCGGCTTGTTTTCTTTAGGACATGCTGGCTTCATGGCGGTGGGGGCTTATACAACCGCTTTATTGACCATGACACCGGAAAGTAAGGAGATGACCTTTTTCCTAGAACCTATTATCGCACCATTGGCGGAGGTGACGTTGCCTTTCTTTATAGCATTGCTGCTGGGGGGCTTGTTAGCAGCCTTTGTAGCTTTCTTGATTGGTGCACCTACCTTAAGGCTAAGGGGAGATTATTTAGCTATTGCAACCTTAGGGTTTTCAGAGATTATCCGTATTATTTTTACCAATACGCAAAATATCACCAATGGACCTTTAGGATTGAAATCCATCCCTAATACAACCAACCTTTGGTGGAGCTTTGGTACGATGCTTTTTACAATCATGGTAATGGTTTCTTTGATTAAAAGCAGTTATGGAAAAGCCTTTAAAGCTATTCGAGAAGATGAAATTGCTGCAGAAAGTATGGGGGTTAACTTATTTAAGCATAAGGTAATGTCTTTTGTCATTGGTGCTTTTTTTGCTGGTGTAGGGGGAGGTCTATTAGGAAACCTACTGGGCACCATTAACCCTATGATGTTCCGATTTGTTTTAACCTTTAATGTATTATTGATTATTGTTTTAGGTGGTATGGGAAGTATCACAGGAACAGTAATCTCTGCTTTTGTTGTAACAGCAGGTCTAGAATACTTGAGATTTTTAGATGAGTCTATTAACCTTGGTTTCATTAGACTAGAGGGAATTGCTGGACTCCGAATGGTGGTTTTTTCTGCTTTATTGATGATTGTAGTTATTTTCTTTAGAAATGGTTTAATGGGTACCAATGAATTTAGCTGGGATAAACTTTTTAACTTCTTTCAAAGAAGACCCTTTAGCAAGAAGGGGGTAGGACAATAATGACAATATTAAAGACAGATCATATTACAATGCGATTTGGAGGTTTAACTGCTGTTAAAGAGTTCAATCTTGAGATTCATCAAGGGGAAATTGTTGCTTTGATTGGCCCTAATGGAGCGGGAAAGACAACTGCCTTCAACATGATTACAGGGGTTTATAGACCTACAGAAGGCAAAATTATTTTTAACAATGGACAAATTACAGGCTTAAAACCCCATGAGATTACAAAACGGGGGATGGCTAGAACCTTTCAAAATATTCGTTTATTTAAAGAACTGAGTGTATTGGACAATGTTTTCATTGCTAACCATCTACACTTAAAATCCAATCTGCTTCAATCGATTGGCGGGAAGATGTACCCTGACTTTTTAGATAAAATATGGCAGCCTAAGTATAAAAAAGAAGAAAAAGAAATTTTAGAAAAATCCCACATGCTGTTGGAAAAGGTAGGACTAGTAGATTTAAGACACGAAAAAGCCAGTAGTTTGCCTTATGGGGTTCAGAGAAAGTTAGAAATTGCTAGAGCCCTAGCTACTGATCCTAAGCTGCTATTGCTGGACGAACCTGCTGCAGGAATGAATCCAAAGGAAACCAATGATTTAACGGATTTTATCAGACAAATTCGAGATGAGTTTGATCTAACGATCTTCCTGATTGAACACCATATGCAGGTGGTTATGGATATATCCAATAGAATTTATGTTTTAGACTATGGTGTTACGATTGCAGAGGGAAGCCCCTATGAGATTCAGAATAATGAGAGAGTAATTCAAGCCTACTTGGGGGTGAGTGAAGATGCTTAAAATAGAAGATTTAAAGGTTTCCTATGGAGGTATTCAAGCCTTAAAGGGAATTAATTTAGAAGTACAAGAGGGAAAAATTGTTGCCTTAATCGGAGCCAATGGTGCTGGTAAAAGTACTACCCTTCGTTCTATCGTGGGTTTGACCAAGCCAGAGGCAGGCAAGATCACTTATCATGGAGAAGATTTATCTAAGGTACAAACCAAAGATATGGTAAGTAAGGGTATCACCCTTGTACCAGAGGGTAGAAGGGTTTTTTCTAACTTAACGGTACTGGAAAATATAAAAATAGGTGCCTTTTATAGAAAAGATGAAAAAAATATTAAAGAAGATATAGAGTGGGTTTACTCCTTATTTCCGAGGTTAAAAGAAAGAACGTGGCAGTTGGCAGGGACCCTATCTGGTGGTGAACAACAGATGCTGGCGGTAGGCAGAGCACTGATGTCAAGACCGAAGCTTTTGATGATGGATGAACCTTCTTTAGGATTAGCGCCTTTGATTGTAAAGGAAATTTTCAATATTATTGAAGAAATCCATAAGCAGGGGGTAACGATTCTTTTGATAGAACAAAACGCTAATGTGTCCTTAAAGATCGCTCATCAAGCCTATGTTATGGAAACAGGAACCATTACCCTTGAGGGTACGGGAAAAGAATTGTTGACTAACGAAGAAGTGAAAAAAGCATATCTTGGCGAAAGCGTGCATGGATAATTAAATAAAAAAACCTTTAGGCTATTAGGCGAGGTTACTAAAAAGTACTTTTGTCATCCTGAGCACTAGCGAAGGATCTTTGCAGACTAGATTCTTCACTGTGTTCAGAATGACAGACTGTGATGATATAACAAAAGTAAGACTTTTTTGGTAACCTGCTCTTAGTCCTAAGGGTTTTTTTAGTTTAGGTAGGATAATTACTGTTGAAGATGAACTTTAGCATGAATATAGTCTTCAATAGCAGTATCATAGGCTTTGCGTATCTTATCAATCATTGGGTTACTTGCAGAATCATAAACTTGATCATCTACTTTAACGATGGGTAAAACCTTTGGCGAAGTACCGGTCATAAACAAACCCTCAGCTTCTTTTAAGAAGTCTAGAGAAATAGGGGTTTCTACTATAGGGAGTCTTAAGGTTTTACATAAATCAATAATGCGATTTCGTGTAATCCCCTTTAGTACCTTTGCGGCTGGAGCTGTATAAAGTACCCCCTCTTTCACCAAGAAGATATTAGATCGACTGCCCTCTGTAATCTGTTGATGTTGATCTAGTAGAATAGCTTCATAGGCACCTTTGGATTGCAGGGTTTCCTCCACCTGCTGACGAAAGTTTTTTAAAATAACCTTGGCATTGGGATTTTCTCTTTCGGCAGTATATAAAACGGCGGTTATTCCTTTTTTATATTGTTCTTTGCTGGGATAATTGCTTTCAATAAAGAATAAAAATATGTTAGGAGAAGCTTCTTGCAGATTGTTTACAATAAGCTTTAAATTATAGTTATAGCAGTGATTGATCTCTACTAATCTATAGATTTGTTTTCCTATAGCTTCTTTATCTATGCAAAAATCAAAACCCAACAATTGAAAGGATTGGTTTAAACGCTCTAGATGCTCCTCAAGGAAGAGAGGAACACCATGAATGATTCGAATTACTTCATAGACTGAAGTGGTTTTTATAATTTCATAGGGATCAAAGGCTTCGATAGGCGCAATTTCACCGTTAACTAAAAAGTAATCTTTGTGCATCTCTTTATGAGTTCCCTTCATGATGACACCTCCATTTAATAAGATTATTTTACCACCCAATGAACAAAGTGAAAAGAAAAATTTATCGTTGCACACCCCCGTATAAGGGGGCTATAATGTTTATAAGGAGCGTGATAAAAGTGACAACGGGAATTCTATATGTAATTGCCTTTGGTTTTTTAGGTGTATCCTACATAAAGGATCGGGAAAAAACAAAAATGGCATTAAAAAAGGCTTGGAGGGCCTTTGAAAATATTCTGCCACAATTTTTGGGCATTATTATTGTCGTTGGACTTTTATTATCGGTGTTGAACCCTGAAGTGATTGCCAAGGTTTTAGGGGGGCAATCAGGGTGGTTGGGCGTGATAATCTCCTCTGTAGTAGGAGCAATCACCTTAATGCCGCCTTTTGTAGCTTTCCCTACAGCAGCATTATTATTGGAAAATGGAGCGGGACTTATGCAGATGGCAGCCTTTGTGTCCTCTTTAATGATGGTAGGTGTTCTAACAGCACCTATAGAGATACAATATTTAGGAAAAAAGCTAACCTTTTGGAGAAACCTTTTGGCGTTTATTTTTTCTTTTCTTGTAGCTTATATAATAGGGAGGGTGGTATAGATGAAAAAGCTATTGAAGCGATATAGATTTTTTTTAGGGATGTTAGGGGTGTTGGCGTTGATTACCCTCCTCCATAGAAGTATTGGGGTGAAAGCCATAGGTATAGCTACCTTTAGCTTTAGGGAAATGGCGATGATTGTGCCGCCTGTATTTCTTTTATTAGGATTATTAGATGTATGGGTGCCTAAGGAATTGATGATCAAGTATATGGGGGAAGATTCTGGTATAAGGGGAACCGTGCTGGCTTTTTTAATGGGATCTGCAGCGGCAGGACCTTTATATGCGGCTTTTCCTGCGGTGTTAATTTTAATAAAAAAGGGGGCTGGTTTCAAAAACATTTTAGTTTTTATTGGAGCTTGGTCTACTACAAAAATCCCTACCTTATTATTTGAAATGTCAGCTTTAGGAAAGACCTTTGCACTAACAAGGCTTTTGATCAATATTCCAGGAATTATCATTATGGCCCACCTATTGAACTATTTTGTAGCTTCTAAGGAAAAAGAAAATATATACAAAAATGTGAAGAAGCTGGAAAAAGCCTAAAAAACATTAAACTTTCCTTATTGATGTACCGATATAAAGAATATAGGGTATGCTAGAGAATAAAAGTTGCTAGCTACATATTTAGAAAGGAAGTGGGCGTATGAGAATTGGAGGAATTGCCTCCGGCATGGATACAGAATCAATGGTCCAAAACTTGATGCGGGCGGAAAGACTAAGAATTGATAGATTTTTTCAGCAGGAGCAACGTTTAAAGTGGCGACAGGAAGCCTTTAATAATATCAATCGAAGTATGGCAAACTTTATTTTAGATTCAAGAAAAGCTTTTGGTTTAACCACTGTCTCTAACACCGGTACTATGCTAAGCAGGAGTGCCCAAAGTTTTAATTGGGTAAAGAAGGCTGCTTCTAGTAATGAGAGTGTGGTGAAGGCTACTGCTAATGCCAGTGCTATGCCGGGAACACATAAAATACAAGTAGAACAGTTGGCAGAAGTGGCTAGCGTGGCTAGTACAAGGCTTACTGATACGATATTAAATGCTGATGGAACCTTCAAAGAATATGGGACATTTGAAATAACAACTAAGGGAGGAAAGAAAGAAATTACTATTGCTGATGCTAAGGTAGAGGGGAGTAAGGTAATAGAAGCTCCTGTTGATTTTACTGAGCAGCCTCTGATTTTTATGGTTAACAATACTCCAGTAGAATTAACAGGAAACTATACGAGTTTAGAGGGTGAAGAAGGCTTAATTGAAGCAATTCAAAAAAAACTAGGAGAAAGTATTACAGTAGACTTGGATCATGAAGGCAAGCTGGTAATGACGTCAAAACAAAACATCAATATTACAGCTATTGAAGGAGATTTAAGTGTTCTAGGGTTAAATCAGGGAAGTACTCTGGCTACAAATACGATAGACAGTGTCGTTAGAGAATTAAATAGTACAGCAGATGTTAACTTAGGGATTAGAGCAGCCTATGATAAGGATTTAGGCAGGCTAATGATTACTACTAGGGAAACTGGAGAAGAACAACATATAACAATAGGCGGGACTGAAGAGCTTGTAAACAAAATGTTTGGTATAGATGCAGTACATAAAACAGGACAAGATGCTATAATTTATTTCAATGATGAGAGTAGAGAGCAACCAATTAATAAATCCACCAACAACTTCTCTATCTTTGGTATTAACCTACAACTACAGGGTACAGATCCTGGCAAAGAAATTACTATTCATGTAGAATCAGATGTAGATAGCATCTTTGATAAAGTAAAATCTTTTGTAGATGAATATAATAAGATGATAGACATGGTTAATGGTCAATTAGGAGAAAAATACTATAGAGATTTCTCACCTCTTACCAATGAACAAAAGGAGTCCATGTCAGAGAAGGATATTGAACTATGGGAGGAGAAGGCAAAAAGTGGCTTACTTCGAAATGACAGTACCTTGACGAGAACATTACAGACGATGCGAAGCAATTTATATGAAAGAGTAGAGGGCGTGACTGGTAGCTATAATCATATCACACAAATAGGCATTACTACAGGCGCCTATCAAAGTGGTGGTAAGTTAGTGATCGATGAAGAAAAACTCAGAAAAGCGATTAACGATGACCCAGAGGGTGTTGTGGACCTATTATTTAAGACGCCAGATGCCAGTATAACAGATGACAAGGAAAAAATGAAGAATACAGGCTTAGTACAAAGAATCTATGATGGTATGATCGATGGAATAAAGGAAGTCATCAGACAATCTGGTCCAGGGGAGGATGCTGCACTACTCAGAAATGTTCGCTCCAACATCTTAATTGACTTTGTAACAGCAGGTTCTCAAAGTGTATTAGATAAAGACCTCAGCGGCATTAACTCTAGAATCGCTAGAGAAGAGATGCTTTTAGCAAAAAGAGAAGAGCGTTATTGGCAACAGTTTACAGCGATGGAAAAAGCTCTATCCCAGATGAACCAGCAAAGTGCATGGTTGATGTCTCAGTTGGGTCAGCAGCAGTATTAATCGATTATAGAAACAGCTAAACTAGGAAAATAGGTGGTCACATAATGAGGGAAGAACTAGTAGCATATCTCCTTCGTATCAGTGAGGGAAAACGGCTCTTAGTAAATCATTTGCTAAAAATTACACAACAACAAAGTAAAGCTTTAGAAGAAGAGGACACAAAAGCCTTAGAAGACTTGATACAAGAAAAGCAAACAGTTATGGCGAAGGTTGATGTGTTGGATAAGGAATTTGTGGAGAAATATAACTTGATTAAAGAAGAATTAGGGATAGAAAATCTTCAAGAATATGAGGGAGAAATGTCCGCTACATTTAAAGAACTTAGGGAAAAAATAGCTGGTATTTTTAAAGTTATAGAAGAAGTTCAGCGTTTAGATCAAGCAAATACCAAAAAAGTAAAAAACAATATTACAAAAGCACAGCAGAATATCAAATCTATCAAAACTGGAAAAAAAGCACTCACAGGCTATAATCAACCCTATAAAGAAAATCCTTCTTTTTTTATAGATAAGAAAAAGTAATGAATAAACTCTTGAGAAGATAGGCAAAGTAGTAGATAACTTAAAGTTTGAAGCAAAGCATCAAAAAAATACCCCGTAACACACTAGCGGTAGTGAGTTTTAGGGGTATTTGTCCTTTAATGGGCTGGATGATATAATAATACCTGTACAATTGTAGAGGCGATTAATAGATTTTAAAGGAATGGGACGAGTTTGCCTCTATGGTTAAATAACTATTAAATGGTGGTGACAATGAAAAAGGCAGTAATAATACTATTTATTTTATTAAATATTGCACTACCTCAGCCATCTTTTGCTGTTTCTGGGACTTATAGAGTTGCTGGGGATCGACAATTTCCCCCTTATGAATATGTTGATCATGATGGCGTTTATAAAGGCTTTAATGTTGATATACTTAAAGCAATCAGTATTGTAACGGGGATAGAGTTTGAATTTTTGCCTATGAGGTGGGAAGATGCTTATAATTCTATTGAAAGAGGAGAAGCCGACATAATTCAAGGAATGAAAGAATCTCATGATAGAAAAAACAAATTTTTATTTACAGATTCTCTGTTGCTGAATTCTCAGTCCATATTTGTATTAGATAGTAATACAGCAATCTATAGTAAGAGGGATTTAGCTGGTAAAGTAATCGCTCTAATTAAAGAAGATATTGTATATCAGGAAATAAGCAAAATTAACGATGTTAAAATAGTTCAATATGATTCTTTAGAAGAAGCTCTGCAGGACTTATTGAATAATAAAGTTGATGCACTTATTGGAAATACTTTAACTGTTAATTATCTATGTAACGAAATGAATAGTATTGACCTTATAAAGATCGTAGGGGACACGCTAAATGAGCAAAAATATGCCATGGCTGTTGCCATAGATAACGAAATTTTATTGGACAAACTTAATAAGGGAATCTATGAAATTCAGAAGAATGGAATGTATGATTCCCTATATAGAAGATGGTTTGGAATACCTATAAAGAATACAAAAACGCAGTATGAAATTTTATTGAAGGTTACCTTTGGGATTTGTGGTGCCTTAATAGTTATAATTCTAGCCATTCAAAGTATTAATAGAAAATTAAAGAAAATAATACAAGCAAAAACAGAGGCCCAGAAGGCACTTATAAATGAGCTTCGACATTATGATAAAATGCAGTTTATGGATAAGATTATATCCTCAGTTGCACATGAAATACGAAACCCTCTGACTTCGATAAAAATATATACTAGTCAGATGAAAAACAAAATAGATAACAAGGAATTTATGATAGCTGCAGCTGAGGATATCCCTGAAGAAATAGATAGGATAGATGGACTTATTAAGGAATTTATGCAATATACTTCTCCTAAAAAGCCTGTTATAGAAGACTTCAATTTATATGAAGAACTAATGAGTTCGATTAAATTTGTTAAGCTTCAGATTGAAACTATAAAACTAAAGATTAATATTGATAAGACTTATTCTATAAAATTTGATATTTCTCAGTTTAAGCAAATGGTACTAAATATTTTACTTAACAGCAAAGATGCTGTTAAGGATGTTGATATGCCTATTATTGAAATATCTGCAATTGAAGCTGATGACAATATAGTACTGTATTTTAAAGATAACGGTTATGGCATGAATAAAGATGATATACAATATATTTTTGAACCATTTTATACAACGAAGGCTGTAGGTAATGGGGTTGGCATGTTTGTTGTTAAGCAGATTGTGGATGAAAATGGCGGCAGCATACACGTTGAAAGTGATGGAAAACAAAAGGGCATGTGTATTACTTTAAAAGCAAAAAAGGGTGAATTAAATGAAAAACAAACTGCTGATAGTTGATGACGAGCCAAAAATATTAAGATCTCTAAAGTTTCTTTTAGAGGAAAATTTTGAAATATATACAAGTAAAAATTCTGCAGAAGCTTTAGATCTATTTAGAAAAGAAAAAATATTTCTAGTCCTTCTTGATTTAAGATTAAAAGAAGATAGTGGACTTGATCTAATGAAGAGTCTGCTTGAGTTTGAACCTAACGCCATCATCATTATAATGACAGCTTTTTCTACCATTGAAAACTCAATTAATGCTATCAAGACTGGTGCTTACTACTTTATAACGAAACCAATTGATACCGATCAGCTTTTATTATTGCTAAATACAGCCAATGAAAAGTTGAAAATGATACAAAAAATAAGCCACCTGGAAGGGCATATAAAAAAAGATATTATAGGTGAATCCCCTCGTATAAAAGAAATTATTAGTATAATAAATAAAATAAAGGATACAGATGCTACGGTTTTAATTACAGGAGAAAGTGGTACTGGAAAAGAACTTATAGCCCAAAAAATTCATACATTAAGCAATCGTGCTGATAAGCCCTTTGTAGCTATAAACTGTGCTGCTATGGTGGGAGATCTTTTAGAAAGTGAACTTTTTGGATATAAGAAGGGTGCATTTACAGGAGCTTATAAAGATGAAATTGGGGTTATAAGAAGAACCGATAAAGGAACACTTTTACTTGATGAAATAGGAGAAATGGATTTAAGGTTACAGTCAAAGCTATTGCGGTTTCTTCAAGCTAAAGAAATAAGACAAATTGGTGATGAAAAGACACATAAAGTTGATGTGAGAATAGTTTGTGCAACAAATAGGGATTTAAAAAAGGAAGTAGAAGCTGGAAACTTTCGAGAGGATCTTTATTATAGAATCAATGTAATTAACTTGGTAGCTCCTTCTCTAAGAGAACGCATAGAGGACTTAAAATATCTGGTACCTTACTTTATCGACAAGTATAATATTTCTTTTAATAAAAACGTCAAAGGAATTACTGATAAATACTATGAGCAACTTAAAAACTATAGATTCGAAGGAAATATAAGAGAATTGGAGAATATAATTCAAAGAGCAGTACTTCTAAGCACAGGGGAATATATTGAACCTGATTTGCTTCATATAACTACACATAAAGCAATAGACCCTATAGATGATGCCTCGGACAATTACATCAAAATATATATGGGTGAAAGTATGAAGGAAATAGAGAAGAAGGCAATAGAATTTACATTGAAAAATAATAACCAGAACCGAAAACGGACTGCTGACAGTCTTGGAATATCCGAAAGAGCACTAAGGTATAAGATCAAAGAATATAACTTATAATCAACCCTGCAAAATTTGCACCCTGCAAAATTTGCAGGGTATTTTTTTCCTAAATCTCAAATATGGAAGATATGATGAAATTTTCAACCCTTTAAATTAGCCATTTCATAGGTTTTTAAAAGTTGGCACGGAACATGCAATATAATTGTATATCTTAATCATTAGCGTTAACTTAAACCATAACTTGTCATCCTGAGCGGAGCAAAGTGGAGCCGAAGGATCTTAGTATTAGCAAAAATCTTCCTTATTACAAGATCCTTCGCTACGCTCAGGATGACGGCTGGACAAAACTTTGGAAATAATTGTATTAACTTAACGCTTATGCTATCTTAAATTATTTATAAAATTTTTGTTTTATAAGGATGGTGGTGAGAGGAGGGCAGCAGGATATTTATCTAAGCAAGTATCTATACATAAACAATGATAGGAGGTATGGTATATGTCTTTTGAAATTATCGAAAATATTTTTACTATGAGTGCGGATATGGTGATGACTACTGCTATGGCAGCTGTATTACTGGTGATTGGTTATTTTATTAAGGGGAAGGTTAATTTTTTAGAAAAATATTGTATCCCAGCACCAGTTGTAGGCGGGTTTCTATTTATGCTTATTACATGGATTGGTCACGTTACAGGGGCATTTTCCTTTAGTTTTACTACAACGCTGCAATCCTTCTTTATGCTAGCTTTTTTTACTACAGTTGGACTTGGTGCAAGTATGGCGTTATTAAAAAAAGGAGGAATTTTACTAGTCGTTTATTGGTTAATAGCTGGGGTTTCTTCTATTTTTCAAAATGCTATAGGAATTGCTGTTTCAAAAATAACTGGTTTAGAACCAGCATATGGTCTTTTATCAAGTGCTATTACAATGGTTGGTGGACATGGAGCTGGTGCTGCATATGGTATGACTTTTGAAGGCATGGGATATCCTGCAGGTACTCTTGTAGGAGCAGCAGCTGCAACCTTTGGTCTAATTTCATCTGTTATGGTGGGGGGACCTGTTGCACGACGTTTAATTGAAAAAAATAACTTAAAACCAGATCATAGTGAGGACTTTGATACAAGTGTTACAGAAATAAATGCTGCCAGTGGTGAGGTTTTAAGTGGGCTTGATATTATTAAAAATGTAACTGCTATCTTAGTATGTATGGCTCTTGGAACTATGGTTTCAGGTTGGATAGGCAAGCTAATAAATATGGAATTTCCAACTTATGTAGGTGCAATGTTTGTAGCAGTTATCCTACGTAATTTAAATGAAAAAGTGCGTTGGTATAAGTTTGACTATCCATTAGTAGAAGGAATTGGAGATGTTACGCTTGGTCTTTATCTATCAATGGCTATGATGACTTTAAGAATGTGGGAATTAGCAGGACTTGCAGGACCAATGCTTATCGTGTTAGTGTGTCAAGTTATTTTTGTAGTTTCCTTTACTTACTTTGTTGTATTCCGTTTGCTTGGAAAGAACTACGATGCTGCTGTTATGTGTGCTGGTCTTTTAGGTCATGGCTTAGGTGCAACGCCTACAGCGATTGTAAACCTTACTGCTGTTAATGACCGTTATGGAATGAGTAGAAAGGCCATGATGATCGTTCCAATCGTTGGAGCTTTCTTAGTTGATATTATATATCAACCACAAACAGTGTGGTTTATAAAGACTTTTGTTGAAAATTTGAGGTAAAAATTTAAAAATTAGGAGGCAGTTATGAAAAAACTAATAGAATGTGTTCCAAATTTTAGTGAAGGTAGAAATACAGGGATCGTAGAGGAAATTATTGATGAAGTTAGAAAAATAGAAGGTATAACAATTTTGGACTATTCATCTGACAAAGATCACAACAGAACAGTCCTTACAATGATAGGATCTCCTGAGAGAATAAAAGAAGCTGCTATAAACTCTGCAAGAAAAGCTGCTGAACTTATAGATATGTCAAAACACGAAGGTGCTCACCCTAGAATGGGAGCAACAGATGTTATTCCATTTACACCTGTAGCCCATGTGACAATAGAGGAATGTATCGAAGTTGCAAAAGAAGTAGGGGCTGAAATAGGAAACTGGGAGATTCCAGTATATCTATACGAAGATGCAGCAACAACTCCTGATAGAAAAAATCTTGCAAGTGTAAGAAAAGGTCAATACGAAGGTTTCTTTGAAAAAATCAACAAAGAAGAATGGAAACCAGATTTTGGACCTCAAGCAATGAACGCAAAAAGTGGTTGTACAGCAGTAGGTGTAAGAGTACCGCTAGTAGCATATAATATAAATCTAGACACACCAGATGTAGAAATTGCAGATAAAATTGCAAAAAAAGTAAGACATCTGGGTGGAGGACTAGTGTATGTAAAAGCTATAGGCTTAAAACTAGAAGAAAGAAATCAAACTCAGGTTTCAATGAATCTAGTTAACTATGA includes:
- the ftcD gene encoding glutamate formimidoyltransferase produces the protein MKKLIECVPNFSEGRNTGIVEEIIDEVRKIEGITILDYSSDKDHNRTVLTMIGSPERIKEAAINSARKAAELIDMSKHEGAHPRMGATDVIPFTPVAHVTIEECIEVAKEVGAEIGNWEIPVYLYEDAATTPDRKNLASVRKGQYEGFFEKINKEEWKPDFGPQAMNAKSGCTAVGVRVPLVAYNINLDTPDVEIADKIAKKVRHLGGGLVYVKAIGLKLEERNQTQVSMNLVNYEKTAIYQAFEMVKIEAKRYGANVVGSEVIGTVPMKSLLDAAEYYLQIENFSMEQILEKRLLDEQ